The nucleotide sequence TTTTCACCAAAGTGTTCCTCGACAATTTCAATGTCTGCATGAGGAGCAATCTTCTGCAATACCTGAGCCGCCACCAACAGTACATTAATTCCCAGTGTAATATTAGGAGAATACAGCACTGTCGTGGATTTAGCGTATTCCCGCAACTGCTTCAGTTCCGCTTCGCCATATTTTGAGATGGCCGATACAATAGGAATTTTAAGTTCAGCTGCCGGCCGATATTCATAAACTCCGGCCGCACTGGAGAAATCAACAATAGCATCTACCTTTCTTTCCAGAAAGAAAGTGTCTGTGATATCCGTCATGGAGTATATATCGCCTGCCTCAAATTCATAGCCCAGCAAACGACTGGCATATTTATGATGACTTTCATAACCTTTACGAACAACCCATTCAAGCAAAAATGAATCGTTCCGCAAGAATTCATTAGCTATAATTTTGCCTGTCTTTCCAAAGCCAAATAACCCAATACGAATCTTTTCCATACACCACACTTCCTTTCTTAAAAAGTCATTACATTTTGACGATAGATGAAAAAAATGAAGCCTTTATTAAAGACTCCATCTTAAACTAATACGACTAAATCAACTGTCCCTGGTTTTATATAATTATCAAAATTAGATTTATCAACTAACAACCTTATTCGAAAATAAAAAGTTGTTAGTTGATTTATTTTACCTTATTTTCAGCAAAAATGCAAGTCATAACCTGCTAAAAAAGGCCCTCCCAGCAGGTTATGCCGAGAGGGTCCTTTCATCCCAAAACAGGCTTGGGGATGTCTGACGGCCTCGCCTTTACCTGTTATTAGTGAAACGAATAAACCAGTTTTTCAAACTTTTTAAAGAAAGGGGTAAGCTTACTTAGCATGACGGCCACCCCGCCAGGTACGTCCGACTCAATATTCAATGCCAATACCGGCTCATGCAACGACAGCCGCAATAAGAACCAGCCCTGTCCGGATGAGGTGTTATCGGTGATCCTGACTCCTTCATAATTATTGGGAACCAGACTCCAGCCCTCTACCGTTTTCGCATACTCCTCAATAGTCTGAATAACCTCCGTACCATATTCTTTAAAAGCGTCTACCGTAATACCCAGCCGGAAATCAACACTTTCACTGGGAACTTTCAGGTCCTTGATCAAGCTCTGGATTTCCAGCCCCTGCTCGCGCAAAGTTGCCATGGTAATCAGTATCTTAGCGATAAGATAGGCTCCGTCATCAAGGAAATAATTTTCTTTTAAAGCGGCATGGCCGGAGGTTTCAATGGCTAGATGACTTTCTTTGCCTTCCTGATTTAAGCGCTTCGCTTCATTGATTACATTCTTGTAGCCCCGTTTAAAACGGTGATGCACCCCGCCCAGTTGCCCAATAAACTCTCCCAGTCCGGTGGAGGTTATTGAATCTGTTACGATGTAGGATTGGGGATGCTCTTTCAGCACGATGGCGGACAGCAAGGCAATCAAAGCGTTGCGGTTGATTTCGTCGCCGTCGGAACTAACCACAGCCGCCCGGTCCACATCGGTATCAAAAATAATGCCCAAATCGGCCTTATTCTTCAATACAGCGGCTTTGATGGCTTCCATGGCCGCCGGATTTTCCGGGTTTGGCGCATGATTGGGAAAATGACCGTCAGGCTCCAGGAACTGGCTGCCCGTTGTATCGGCCCCTAAAGGCTGCAATACTTTGCCGGCAAAAAAACCGCCTGCCCCGTTTCCGGCATCCACAACAATTTTGCAGCCTTGTAACGGTCTTTCGTAATTGACTTTGGAATTAACGCCCTGACGGATCGTATCGACCAATACCTTCGCATAAGAATCAATCAGGTTGGCTGCCTGCACCGTGCCATTATCGCGCCCTGTCCCGGTGATCCCCTGGGAGGCAAGCTCCAACACAGCCTGAATATCTTCCTTTTCACAGCCTCCCGCTTTGGTAAATAACTTCAGTCCGTTATAGTAAAAGGGCAAATGGCTGGCAGTAACCATGATGGCTCCGTCACAGCTATATTCGTCCAATACAGTGGTCATAAACATTCCTGGCGTCGTCCCTAATTGGCAGTCATACACCTGGCAACCTTCCCGGGTAAGCCCTTCAATCAGCGCAGCTTTTAAAGCCGGCCCTGACAAGCGCGAATCCATACCAATCGCCACTTTACAATCACCAGTATTCTTTTTCGTCTTAGCCGACAACCAGGTAATAAAGCCGTAGGCAATAGCCCTCACCTTATCCTCCGTAAGATTCACCGCTTTGCCTTCAGTCGCAATGGCAATCCCCCGTATATCTGTCCCGTTTTGAAGTTTTTTCCACATTTCGTCCATCAGTCTACCTGCCTATCTGAGTATTTTTTTTGCTATCTTTGCAGATTATTTCTCGGGAAATATCCATCTCTATAGTATCACACTTTCCGCATCCTCTGCATCACCTAATGGAAAATTTTATCCAGCAACTCTCGACAAAGGCCTTACAGGAAAAGTATTAAAATGACAAAAAAATCACACTTTCCCTTCTTTAAAGTTCAAAGTACAGATAATCTGCAATACGTGTCGTGTCAGGCGTCTGCTAAAGCAGACGCCTGACACGTTTTATTATCCCTTCTCATTTTGCCTTGTCCGCAACCTATTCACCCGTTCGGTCACCTGCTCCACGACTACAAACAAGACAGGAATTAAAAAAATACCGCAAACGGTAGCCATAAGCATACCGCCGACTACCGCCGTACCCATCGAGTTTCGGGCGCCGGCGCCTGCCCCTGTGGCAATGGCCAGAGGAATACAACCAATGATAAACGCTAAGGAGGTCATCAAAATAGGACGCACCCTGATTTTGGCGGCCTCGACAGCGGCCTCGACCGGTGTCAGTCCCGCCTCAACTCTCACTTTGGCAAATTCGACAATTAGAATAGCATTCTTAGCGGCCAACCCAATCAACATGACCAGACCGATCTGCATATAGATGCTATTCTCCAGATTCCGTATATATTGGAACAGGAAAGCACCAAATACACCGGTCGGCACCGAAAGAAGCACCGCCAGAGGAATACTCCAGCTTTCATACAGCGCGGCCAGACATAAAAACATAAAGAGAAAGGCCATGCAGAAAATAATAGCCGTTCGCCCGCCGGATATCTTTTCCTCCCGGCTCTGCCCGGACCATTCATAGGTATAGCCGCTGGGCAAGGTTTGCGCTGCCACTTCCTCCAACGCAGTCATCGCCTGTCCTGAACTATAGCCTGTCCCCTGGGTAGCGTTAATTTGTATGGCCTTGACGCCATTATAGCGGCTAATTGTCGTAGGCGCGACAACCTTTTTGGGTTTTAACAGTGTATTTAACGGCACCATGGTACTATTTGCACTTTTCACAAAAAAATACTGGGTAGCGTTGATATCACGGCGAAAATCCGTATCTGCCTGCAGCGTGACTTTATAGGAACGGCCAAACTTATTAAAGTCATTGACCTGCTTACCGCCCAGGAAAACCTGCAGCGCCGTAAACACATCATCAATCTCAACCCCCAACTGCTCGGCCTTGTCACGGTCTATTTCATATTCATAGCCCGGGGTATTGGCCTTAACAGCCGTTGTGATCGAGGCCAGTTCCGGCCGCGCCTGCGCAGCCTCAACAAATTTGTTGGCCACGCTGTCCAGCTCAGCCATCGTACCACCGCCCCGGTCTTCAATCATCAAGGTTAAGCCGCCGACCATGCCCAGACCGGGAAGACCGGAAGGTGCGAAGGAAATGACTGTTCCCTCGGCAAGCCCTGCACCGGCTTGCATTGTCTGACTGATTTCCCCTTTCACCTGCGTATTGGCAGTTTCCCGCTCACTCCAGGGATTGAGCGAAACAAACATGGCTCCACTGTTCGTCTTGGAACCACCGCCCAGCATATCCATGCCGGCCAGGGACATGACCGTCTTGATCCCTGACTGTTGCAGCACGTTTTGGCTAAACTCCTTCATCACTGCCATCGTACGGTTCAAGCTGGCAGCTTCCGGCAGGGTAATGGCGGTCATATAGTAGCCCTGGTCTTCCTCGGGAATAAACGATGAAGGCACCATTTTATACAAACCGCCACACAAGATGACCAGAACCAAGAGCAGCACCATGCATAACCGGCTTTTGGCAATCACCTTATGCAGGCCCTGGCCATAGCGGGCCACAGTTCTCTCAAACCAGCCATTAAACTGTGAAAACATCTTTTGCAGAAAACTGTTTTCCTTACCTGTTTCGTGCGGCTTTAGCAGCATGACACAAAGCGCCGGCGTCAGCGACAGAGCAACCAGTGCCGATAGTCCCATTGAAACGACAATAGTCAGAGCAAATTGTTTATACAAAATCCCCGTCGTACCGCCAAAGAAAGCCACCGGCAAAAATACCGACGCCAGAACAAAAGCAATGGCTACTACCGGACCGGAAACCTCTTGCATCGCTTTCCGGGTTGCTTCCTTCGGTGATAATCCGCCATAACGCATATGATGTTCAACCGCCTCAATAACCACAATGGCATCATCCACCACCAACCCAATAGCCAGTACCATGGCAAACAAGGTAAGTGTATTAATGGTAAAACCAAGCAATTTAAAAGCGGCAAAGGTTCCCAGCAGTGATACCGGGATCGCCAGTACAGGAATCAAGGTAGCCCGCCAGCTTTGTAAAAAAACAAATACCACAAGAATGACCAGCAGCAGGGCTTCAAAAAAAGTTTTAGAAACCTCCCGCATGGATTCCCGCACAAAGTCAGAGGTATCGACCACAATTTTATACTCGAGACCGTCAGGGAAATTTTTCGAGGCGTTCTCCAATACTTGTTTGACTTTGCTGATCGTTTCCAGCGCATTGGCATCACTGGTCAGTTTTACGCCAAAACCAACGGCAGTATGACCGTTTAAAAGACTGTCATAATTGTAATCCTCGCTGCCTAATTCCACTCGGGCAATGTCTTTCAGCCGGATAAAGCCGCCGTCGGTTTTTGTTCTCACAACAATATTTTCAAATTCCTCCGGATCGCTTAACCGGCCTTTTACCCGTGTCGTATACTGAAATTGTTGCTTAGAGTCGACCGGCATTTTGCCTACCGCACCTGATGCAGCCTGGATGTTCTGGGCTTCAACAGCCGCAACGACCTCATCTACCGAAACGGCAAGCTGGGCCATTTTTTCCGGCTGTAACCAAATACGCATGCTGTAACTTGAGCCAAAAGCGCTTACTTCACCTACACCGCTCACTCGTTTGATATCATCAATCAGATAGAGCGTCCCGTAGTTTTTAATAAACTTGGCATCAAAGCTGTCGTCCGGTGACCAGAGATTGAACATCAGCGACATGTCCTGTGATGCTTTACGAGTGGTAACACCCGTTGACTGTACCGTACTGGGCAGCGAAGCATTAGCCTGAGCAACCCGATTCTGCGCCTGTACGGCGGCCGTATCCGAATCTTTTTCTGTTTCGAACTGAATGCTTAATTGATAGGAGCCGGAATCGCTGCTGGTAGAAGACATGGCCACCATATCTTCTACACCATTGACCTGTTCTTCAATAACCTGCGCCACCGTTTGATCCACTACGTCGGCATTGGCTCCCTGGTACGTGGTGCTTACGGAAATGGTCGGCGGCGAAATTTTGGGATATTGCGCCACCGGCAGGGTCCAGGCGGAGGTTATTCCCAAAAGCGTAATGATTACTGATAAAACGATAGCAAAGATAGGACGTTTAATAAAGAAATTAGCCATTCAAACGCCTCCCTACTGCTGGCTGAAAGCAGCTGCCTCGCCTGCTTCCAGCACAGTTACCGCTAAAGCAGTACCTTTTTTTACTTTATCGATCCCTTCGACAATAACGGTTTCCTCACCCGTAAGACCTTCTTCTACCACCCACATATCACCGACTTGATTACCCAATTTTACCTGCCGGCTCTCTGCCTGGTTATCCGCTGTGACCACCATGACAATGGTTTTATCCAAAAGCTCCTTAACAGCCTTTTGGGGAATTAACACAGCATCTTTTTTGATTTCTCCCTGCGCCACAATTTTGGCAAACATGCCTGGCGACAATAAATTATCGGGATTTTCAAAGGCCGCCTTCATAGTGATAGTTCCCGTATTCTCATCAAGTCCGCGATCAACTTGCTCAATTCGTCCCGCCAACGGATATTGTGTACCATCACTAAGCGTAAGGATAACATGATCTTTAAGCGAAGCAGGCAGCATGCCATTGCCGCTGCGCAGAAGCTTCAAATATTCATTTTCACTCATCGTAAACTGTACCCAGACAGGATTAACCGAGGATACCGTTGCCATCGTAGTCGAACCGGCCACAACATAGTAGCCCAGACTTACATCATTAATATCAATGCGGCCATCCACAGGCGATACAATTAATGTATCCCGTTCATTTTCGACTGCCTCCCGTAAGGCCGCCTGGTTTGCCTCCACGGCAGCCTCGTCCTCCTCGGCCTGGGATTGATAAGAATCGGCAGTTTCCCGGGCAATGGCATCCTGGCTGGCTAACGCGGCATAACGATCAGCCGTTCGCCGGGAGCTTCTGAGCGTAGCCTGTGATTTATCCAGTGTTGCCTGTGCTGATTTAATCGCCGATACATATTGCTTGTTATCAACCCTGAATAACGGCTGGCCTTTATTCACCTTTTCCCCACCGTTAACCATCTTGGCTACAATGTTACCCGATACCTTGGACATAACCTTTACTTCATTCTTCGCTTTTACTTTCCCGACAAACTCATATGTAATGGGGACATCCTTTTTCACTACCTGCATTGCTTTTACCGCTACAGGTTGTTCGGTCTGTATCGTTTTCTTGTTTAGCCAGCCGCTGTAAATAGCAAGTCCCGCTAACAGAATCGCCACAACTCCCAAATACACATACACTTTACGTGAACTCTTAATCAAAGCCCTTCCCCCTCTCAAAGCATTTAGTAAATGCTTGTTTTTGCTCTCATCATGCATTATAATAAACAAGCATTTAGTAAATATATAATTATAGTTAATTTTTATTTACTAAATGCTTATATGTATGGTAGCATTGACCCAATTGTATTGTCAATACGAAATCGGACGGATCAGTTTATAAACTTTTGCCGCTGCTTTCCATTGTCAATAGCAAGCAACCTAACAGTAAAGGAGACCATAATGAAAACCAATCCAGCAAATTCTCCCTTTCAAATGGGCGCTGTACTCCTAGCAAATTCCATCATTACCTTCCTCGGCATACTCTCTGAAACAGCATTAAATATCGTTTATTCTTCCTTGATGGATGAATTTGAAGTTTCAGCTTCCACCGTTCAATGGCTGACAACCGGCTATTTTCTGACCTTAGCGGCGCTTATTCCTTTATCGCCGCTGTTTGTCAAACAATACCCTTCAAAAAAACTTTTTCAAACAGCAGCTTTATTGTGCCTGGCCGGCACTTTGCTTTGCGCACTTTCCACCAACTTCATGCTGCTTTTGCTCGGGCGGATTATTCAGGCCATCGGCACCAGCATCGCTTTGCCGCTGATGATTAATATAATCCTGGAAAAAATCCCCGTCTATAAACGGGGCAGAATCATGGGGGTGGTCGGGTTAATCACTTCTTTTGCACCTGTATTAGGTCCGATTTTTGGCGGTGCCGTATCCGAATGGCTAAACTGGCATTGGATTTTTTTCTTTATGCTGCCCCTGCTCGTCATTTCCTTTATGTTGGGCAGCAAATATATCATGGATATTCATCAACCCACAAAACTGCCCCTCGATTATAGCTCCATTCTGCTCTCCACCCTGGCCTTTACCGGAATGATTTACGCGATTAGCCGCTCCACCGAGCTCGGCTGGTATCACGGGGAAGTACTGGGCTGCCTGAGTATGGGTATTATCAGTCTTGCTGCTTTTATCAAACGTCAGCTCTCCCTTGATCAGCCGTTACTGCAAGTACATATCTTTACCTACCCGCTGTTTACCACAGGGGTCGGCATTGTCATGCTCAGCATGATGATCGTTTTGGCGGCAGGTTTTATCCTGCCGCTTTACTTACAAAAAGCCCTCGGTTATTCCAGCTTCACTGCGGCACTGGCCCTGCTGCCCGGTGCCCTCACAAACGGAATCATGGCCCCTGTTAGCGGAAGAATTTTAGATAAGAGAGGACCTTTTCTTTTACTTTTAGTAGGCTTTATCCTGGTAAGCATTACCGTATATATCTTTTCCGTCTTTTCCTGCCCGCTATATATGGTGCTGCTGCTATATACCGTTTTTATGTTTGGTGCCTCCATGCTGGCCATGCCGGCTCAAATCCATGCCCTGAATCAAGTAGCCAAACCCTATAATGCGGATGCCACTGCCATTATCAATACCTTGCAACAATTGTCCGGCGCCTTGGGCACAGCACTGGCCTCCAGCATCTTCACCGCCACCACCGGTGCCCTGCTCGCTGCCGGCACCAACTCCTCCGCAGCATTCCAGGCTCAGGCTGTCACCCTGGGCACTCAAAAAACTTTTCTCTTCCTGCTCTTCTTATCACTTCTGGGTTTGTATCTGGCAGCCACTACCCGGAAAAGCACAGGCCAAAATTAAATACCTTTCGGCACAAGAAAGCGGCACCACCCATTATAAAAGGTGGTGCCGCTTTGCTATGCAATGTTAGGGCGTGTTTGTAAACTATCCGAAACGCTCCCTGACGGTGCTTTTGGGGCCATGCTTCCTTAAATTTTTTTGAAATTTGCAAACACGCCCTAGGAAACAGCGATTAAATAAAGGCAAAGAGTTTTACCAAAATCCAGGTCAGCGGATTGGCTCCGTCACACAAGGAGGAAATATAAGTGGCGTTGGCCGGGAATTTAAAGGCGGCGTCAATAGCGGCCGTAGTATGCAGTGCGCTAATGTTGGTAGCGATCAACAGTCCTACGGCAATTACAATAGCGCCAATAATGACTGACCGGAATACATTACCGCGGCAGACGGGAGCGACCATAGCCACCATAAACGGGATGGTTGCCAAATCACCAAAGGGCAGTACCCGGTTGCCCGGAATAATAATAGCCAGAATAATGCAGATAGGTACCAGTATAATGGCTGTGGTAATCGCAGCCGGGTGGCCTACGGCAATGGCCGAATCCAGTCCGATATAAAATTCCCGCCCGGAGAAGCGTTTCTGGAAGAATATTCTGGCCGCTTCGGAAACAGGCATCAAGCCTTCCATCAACACCTTGACCATCCGCGGCATTAAGAACATAACCCCGGCCATCGACATAGCCAACTGCAGAATTTCCTTTACACCGAAGCCGGCAAAGCCGCCCAGCGCGGCGCCCAGCACCAGGCCCAGAATGACCGGCTCGCCAATTACGCCGAACTTCTCCTGAATTACATCGGTATCCAGATCAATCTTATTTAAACCGGGTATTTTATCGAAAAGTGCATTTAAGGGAATAGCAATCGGCACATAGGCCGCCGAAAATCCATGAGGCAGCGAAATGCCGGGAATACCGTAGAACTTCTGGATCATCGGGGCCGTCCAGTCGCCCAGCTTTAATACAATGACTACGTTAATGGCTGCTGCAATACAACCCATCAAAAAACTGCCGGTCAATACATTGACCATGGCTCCGGTAAAAGCAAAATGCCAGAAATTCCACAGGTCAACATTCACGGTTTTCGTCGTCCGGGTCAACAGCATGATAAAGTTAACGGCTAAGCCAATGGGAATGATAAAGGCGCCGACTTTGGAGGCAAAAGCAATCCCCGCCGCCGCCGGCCAGCCGACATCAATGACATTAAGCTCGATGCCCATTTTGGTGACCATGCCCTGGGCGGCCGGACCAATGCTATTGACCAGCAAGCCAATCACTAAATTAATGCCGATAAAACCTACTCCAATGGTAATCCCGGAACGAAAAGCCTGACCGGGCTTTTGCCCAAGTCCCCAGCCCAATAAAAAGATGATAATGGGTAACATAACGGTAGCGCCGAGGTCCAAAATAAACTTAATTGCGTCCATTCATTACACCTCCCAAATATTATAAAACTATTTACGATAACTTCTCGGGGAACTGTCGCAACACTTAGTATCCTGAGGCATCCTTAGCGCAGATGCTCCGCAATCTGTTCCAAAACTTCTTCTTCGCCGATACCGGTAATAAGATTGATGGCACTGACAACCGGAACAGAAAGCTTATTATTCACAAATGTTGTCGATACAACCAAGTCGATATTGGCCGCATGACTGGCCAATTCAATGATTTTGCACTGAAAAATATCCGCGGTAATACCCCGCTTTTGCAGTCCCTTCTTGACTTTTTCCGCAACAATCGTTGATGTAGCAATTCCTGTACCGCAAACAATCGCAACGCGTTTACTCATGAATTTCACCTCCTTATATAGATTTGTCCATTAGGCTCCTATTTGCAATGCCTGGTTAAGCAGCGATACCGCCTGTTCCCGCTCCACGGCCTTACGTAAGTTACTCAGCAGGGTGCGGTTTTGAAAGAGCGAGGAAAGTTTCTGCAGCATGTTGATCTGTTCTTGCGGCTCCTTGATCGCCAACATGAAAACAATCTCCGCCTCGATAATCTGACTGGGATTTCCCATCATCTGAAACAATACCGGTTTTTTCAAAATGCCGATGGATACAGCGGCTCTATTCACATGAACAGCATCGGTATGGGGAATGGCCACCCCGATTTCAGCCGCCGGCAAGCCGGTGGGATAATGGACTTCCCGTTCTTGAATAGCCTGGATATACGACTCTTGCACATATCCCTGACGGAATAAATTGCCGCTCATTGTTGCCAATACTTCACACCGGTTGCTGGCTTCAATCCCTACCAGGACCAATTCCGGCACCAAGGCAAAAGCTTCTTTTCCATTCATTGGACTCATCCTTTCTCCCCATAGTTGTGCATTGCTGCCATAAATTGCTCGGATGTTTTTACCTGCTGTACTGCCGATAAAAATTCCTGAGAACAAATAAGACTGTATAACTGTTTAATCATTGTCTGGCACTCCTCGGTTAAAGCCAGCATATAAACAAGCTGAACCGGATTACCGTTCCACTCAATCGGATTTGCCAGTTTGGCGATGGCAATCCCCGGCTTCTTTACAAAAGAAGGATCTGTGTGAGGCATCGCCGCTCCATTGCCCATATAGGTAGGCCGCAAAACTTCTCTTTGATAAATTCCTTCCAAAAAGTTCTCATGCACGTATTGCTGCCGGATCAATAAATCGCTTAAGCTTTGCAGTACCGCTTCCTTCTCCTGTACAGCAGGATCAACTACTATAAGTTCCGGCGCCAGCAATTCCTGCAGGGTATAATCATGGACTGCGCCGGAGTTAGCCGCAACAAAACGTTCACCCTCCAGCAGCACTCTGATTCTTTGAATACCATCACCCTTGACAAGTTCTTCAATAGAAATAAAAGCCACCTGCGGTAAGGCCGGGTCCACTGTTCCGATAACGGCAAGCACCGTTTTCGTTCGTTGTACATCCTGAATAACCTGGTGCAAATTCCCCTGAATGGCGCCAAACGACATGATTTCAATCTGTTCAGGCAGCTCCGGCAGCAACGATTCGATTAATTCCTTAACTTTCAAAGCCGCCCCCTCACCGGTAATGCAAACAGTTATCAACACCTTAGGCTTGGTTTGCGATTTTTCCTTTTTAAGCCCCAACCGGGAAACGTAGCGGGGATTTTCCTCCAATGAGCCGGCCAGCTCATCCAGTGTCATTTGCTGCAAGGCAGCCTTGCGCACCGCTTCAATGGCCAGCACGGTATCCACCCGCGAAATTACCCTTGTCTTAATGCCTGTCTTTTGAGTAACCAATTCCCCAAAGGTAACTAACGATCCCATATCGACTAAGAGCAGGACACCTTTTCCCTCATCCGCCGACTTTGCCGTGTCCAAAACCCGCTCCAGGGCATTTTCCGGGCTTTCATCCAATGACATCTCTACACTTTTAGCATGCATAACGCCTAACAGCCGGTTAGCAACATCCGCCATTCCTTCGGCAACATGGCCATGGGAAATAATCACAATACCTACCCGGCCCTCTTCCAGTCGCTCTGTCTGGTTGGCAAATGTAACCAGATACATGGCCACAAAGCCGATTTCATCCTCGGGAAATTGCAATTGCAATTCGTTCTCCATGATCGAAACCATTTTTTTCGCCGCTTCATATTCATGGCGGTGCTCTTTTTTAATCGTCTGCAGATGAGGATTGACGACCATCCGCCCTTCTTCTAAACGGTCCAGCGTCGTTTTCAAATGAATCGCCAGGCAATAGAACAGTTTGTCCTCGGCAAGCTGCAATTCATGAGATAGCAACTTCTGCACTTTTTCACACACATCAAACACTTTTGCCCCGACAATTTTCACCAGATCAGTTTTTAAAACAGGACGGACATTGGTTTCA is from Propionispora vibrioides and encodes:
- a CDS encoding DHA2 family efflux MFS transporter permease subunit, which translates into the protein MKTNPANSPFQMGAVLLANSIITFLGILSETALNIVYSSLMDEFEVSASTVQWLTTGYFLTLAALIPLSPLFVKQYPSKKLFQTAALLCLAGTLLCALSTNFMLLLLGRIIQAIGTSIALPLMINIILEKIPVYKRGRIMGVVGLITSFAPVLGPIFGGAVSEWLNWHWIFFFMLPLLVISFMLGSKYIMDIHQPTKLPLDYSSILLSTLAFTGMIYAISRSTELGWYHGEVLGCLSMGIISLAAFIKRQLSLDQPLLQVHIFTYPLFTTGVGIVMLSMMIVLAAGFILPLYLQKALGYSSFTAALALLPGALTNGIMAPVSGRILDKRGPFLLLLVGFILVSITVYIFSVFSCPLYMVLLLYTVFMFGASMLAMPAQIHALNQVAKPYNADATAIINTLQQLSGALGTALASSIFTATTGALLAAGTNSSAAFQAQAVTLGTQKTFLFLLFLSLLGLYLAATTRKSTGQN
- a CDS encoding efflux RND transporter periplasmic adaptor subunit; protein product: MIKSSRKVYVYLGVVAILLAGLAIYSGWLNKKTIQTEQPVAVKAMQVVKKDVPITYEFVGKVKAKNEVKVMSKVSGNIVAKMVNGGEKVNKGQPLFRVDNKQYVSAIKSAQATLDKSQATLRSSRRTADRYAALASQDAIARETADSYQSQAEEDEAAVEANQAALREAVENERDTLIVSPVDGRIDINDVSLGYYVVAGSTTMATVSSVNPVWVQFTMSENEYLKLLRSGNGMLPASLKDHVILTLSDGTQYPLAGRIEQVDRGLDENTGTITMKAAFENPDNLLSPGMFAKIVAQGEIKKDAVLIPQKAVKELLDKTIVMVVTADNQAESRQVKLGNQVGDMWVVEEGLTGEETVIVEGIDKVKKGTALAVTVLEAGEAAAFSQQ
- a CDS encoding efflux RND transporter permease subunit, with the translated sequence MANFFIKRPIFAIVLSVIITLLGITSAWTLPVAQYPKISPPTISVSTTYQGANADVVDQTVAQVIEEQVNGVEDMVAMSSTSSDSGSYQLSIQFETEKDSDTAAVQAQNRVAQANASLPSTVQSTGVTTRKASQDMSLMFNLWSPDDSFDAKFIKNYGTLYLIDDIKRVSGVGEVSAFGSSYSMRIWLQPEKMAQLAVSVDEVVAAVEAQNIQAASGAVGKMPVDSKQQFQYTTRVKGRLSDPEEFENIVVRTKTDGGFIRLKDIARVELGSEDYNYDSLLNGHTAVGFGVKLTSDANALETISKVKQVLENASKNFPDGLEYKIVVDTSDFVRESMREVSKTFFEALLLVILVVFVFLQSWRATLIPVLAIPVSLLGTFAAFKLLGFTINTLTLFAMVLAIGLVVDDAIVVIEAVEHHMRYGGLSPKEATRKAMQEVSGPVVAIAFVLASVFLPVAFFGGTTGILYKQFALTIVVSMGLSALVALSLTPALCVMLLKPHETGKENSFLQKMFSQFNGWFERTVARYGQGLHKVIAKSRLCMVLLLVLVILCGGLYKMVPSSFIPEEDQGYYMTAITLPEAASLNRTMAVMKEFSQNVLQQSGIKTVMSLAGMDMLGGGSKTNSGAMFVSLNPWSERETANTQVKGEISQTMQAGAGLAEGTVISFAPSGLPGLGMVGGLTLMIEDRGGGTMAELDSVANKFVEAAQARPELASITTAVKANTPGYEYEIDRDKAEQLGVEIDDVFTALQVFLGGKQVNDFNKFGRSYKVTLQADTDFRRDINATQYFFVKSANSTMVPLNTLLKPKKVVAPTTISRYNGVKAIQINATQGTGYSSGQAMTALEEVAAQTLPSGYTYEWSGQSREEKISGGRTAIIFCMAFLFMFLCLAALYESWSIPLAVLLSVPTGVFGAFLFQYIRNLENSIYMQIGLVMLIGLAAKNAILIVEFAKVRVEAGLTPVEAAVEAAKIRVRPILMTSLAFIIGCIPLAIATGAGAGARNSMGTAVVGGMLMATVCGIFLIPVLFVVVEQVTERVNRLRTRQNEKG
- a CDS encoding PTS galactitol transporter subunit IIC, whose translation is MDAIKFILDLGATVMLPIIIFLLGWGLGQKPGQAFRSGITIGVGFIGINLVIGLLVNSIGPAAQGMVTKMGIELNVIDVGWPAAAGIAFASKVGAFIIPIGLAVNFIMLLTRTTKTVNVDLWNFWHFAFTGAMVNVLTGSFLMGCIAAAINVVIVLKLGDWTAPMIQKFYGIPGISLPHGFSAAYVPIAIPLNALFDKIPGLNKIDLDTDVIQEKFGVIGEPVILGLVLGAALGGFAGFGVKEILQLAMSMAGVMFLMPRMVKVLMEGLMPVSEAARIFFQKRFSGREFYIGLDSAIAVGHPAAITTAIILVPICIILAIIIPGNRVLPFGDLATIPFMVAMVAPVCRGNVFRSVIIGAIVIAVGLLIATNISALHTTAAIDAAFKFPANATYISSLCDGANPLTWILVKLFAFI
- a CDS encoding PTS sugar transporter subunit IIB, which codes for MSKRVAIVCGTGIATSTIVAEKVKKGLQKRGITADIFQCKIIELASHAANIDLVVSTTFVNNKLSVPVVSAINLITGIGEEEVLEQIAEHLR
- a CDS encoding 4-hydroxy-tetrahydrodipicolinate reductase, producing MEKIRIGLFGFGKTGKIIANEFLRNDSFLLEWVVRKGYESHHKYASRLLGYEFEAGDIYSMTDITDTFFLERKVDAIVDFSSAAGVYEYRPAAELKIPIVSAISKYGEAELKQLREYAKSTTVLYSPNITLGINVLLVAAQVLQKIAPHADIEIVEEHFGEKKEVSGTAKKIAEALNLDAARHVHSIRVGGIVGNHQIVFGMPNQTIRLSHESVSRAAFGQGAIFAVKHIINQPTGMYHMENIVADMFRNHIPVY
- a CDS encoding phosphomannomutase/phosphoglucomutase produces the protein MDEMWKKLQNGTDIRGIAIATEGKAVNLTEDKVRAIAYGFITWLSAKTKKNTGDCKVAIGMDSRLSGPALKAALIEGLTREGCQVYDCQLGTTPGMFMTTVLDEYSCDGAIMVTASHLPFYYNGLKLFTKAGGCEKEDIQAVLELASQGITGTGRDNGTVQAANLIDSYAKVLVDTIRQGVNSKVNYERPLQGCKIVVDAGNGAGGFFAGKVLQPLGADTTGSQFLEPDGHFPNHAPNPENPAAMEAIKAAVLKNKADLGIIFDTDVDRAAVVSSDGDEINRNALIALLSAIVLKEHPQSYIVTDSITSTGLGEFIGQLGGVHHRFKRGYKNVINEAKRLNQEGKESHLAIETSGHAALKENYFLDDGAYLIAKILITMATLREQGLEIQSLIKDLKVPSESVDFRLGITVDAFKEYGTEVIQTIEEYAKTVEGWSLVPNNYEGVRITDNTSSGQGWFLLRLSLHEPVLALNIESDVPGGVAVMLSKLTPFFKKFEKLVYSFH